From a single Artemia franciscana chromosome 9, ASM3288406v1, whole genome shotgun sequence genomic region:
- the LOC136030973 gene encoding endoplasmic reticulum-Golgi intermediate compartment protein 2-like yields MDNEEDRTKNFFKCLDFFPKTFDPCKKQSASGGTVSILCWFVIVYLLVSEVKDYLNPGTKFKFIPDSEIFEKVELNVDFTVATPCAFLGADVVDTTDQSAILFGRLHEEETWFDLDYRQRMHFDTLRRTNRYLSDEYHTLKHQIWKSDYAYFFSGMPARVDIPNKPKDACRYHGTLTLNKVAGNFHITQGKVLPIPGVHIHVGHIMQDFRGNFSHRVEKFSFGLGAKGIVQPLEGEEQIDEMPLKYQYWLQVVPTDIQTSYSRRKTQQYSVRDYARPVKKGEMQGIYFKYDFSAMRVRIEDDGEYFAMFLVRLSSIIGGIYITVGIFNGAINFLWELILCRSLSKLPK; encoded by the exons tatCCATTCTATGCTGGTTTGTAATTGTATACCTTTTGGTGTCAGAAGTGAAAGATTATCTTAATCCTGGGACAAAGTTCAAATTTATTCCTGAttcagaaatttttgaaaaagtcgaGTTGAATGTTGATTTCACAGTTGCCACACCATGTGCTT TTTTGGGTGCAGATGTGGTAGACACTACGGACCAGTCTGCTATTTTGTTTGGACGACTCCATGAAGAAGAAACTTGGTTTGACCTTGATTATCGTCAAAGAATGCACTTCGATACATTGCGAAGAACAAATCGTTATCTAAGTGATGAGTATCACACATTGAAACATCAGATATGGAAATCTGACTATGCCTATTTTTTCTCTGGTATGCCTGCAAG GGTTGATATCCCAAATAAGCCAAAGGATGCGTGTAGGTACCACGGAACTTTGACCTTGAATAAAGTAGCTGGAAACTTTCATATCACTCAAGGAAAAGTTTTACCCATACCAGGTGTGCATATTCACGTTGGGCATATAATGCAGGATTTTCGTGGAAATTTTTCTCATCGAGTTGAGAAGTTTTCCTTTGGTCTTGGAGCTAAAGGGATTGTACAACCACTCGAAGGTGAAGAGCAAATAGATGAGA TGCCTCTCAAGTATCAATACTGGCTTCAAGTTGTGCCAACAGATATACAGACGTCATACTCAAGACGGAAAACCCAACAGTATTCAGTTAGAGATTATGCCCGGCCCGTTAAGAAGGGAGAAATGCAAGGAATTTATTTCAAGTATGATTTTAGTGCTATGCGAGTTCGCATCGAGGACGATGGAGAATACTTTGCAATGTTCCTAGTCAGATTATCTAGTATTATTGGAGGAATTTATATAACCGTTG gaATCTTCAATGGAGCCATTAATTTTCTATGGGAACTCATTTTATGTCGAAGTTTATCAAAGCTGCCAAAATAA